The genomic segment CTCTGAATAGAGGATGGGGTCTATCGGGTCTGGATTTAAACTCCGGATGGAATTGGGTGCTCACGAACCATGGATGATCCGATAATTCGATGATTTCCACCAATTCCTCATTCGGAGAAAGACCGCTGAAAACCATACCTTTACTGGAAAGCTTTTGTCTATACCGGTTATTCACCTCATAGCGATGTCTATGTCGCTCGAAAACGAGATCGCTTCCATAGGCAGCATGGGCTTTAGTATCCGGGACAAGGGTACAGGGATAGGCTCCAAGGCGCATTGTCCCTCCCATCTCCTTTATCTCCTTTTGCTTCGGGAGTAGATCAATTACCGGATGGGGCGTATTCGGTTCGAACTCCGAACTATTGGCGTCCTTCAGTTCCGAGACATTGCGGGCGAACTCCACCACCGCGCATTGCAAACCCAGGCATATCCCCAAGAAGGGGATTTTATTCTCCCGGGCAAATGCCACGGCACGAATCTTCCCCTCTATTCCCCGAACGCCAAAGCCTCCAGGTACCAAAATGCCGTCGATTTGAGAAAGCCTTCTTTCAACCTCCTCCGGGCTTAAAGTCTCCGCATCCACCCATTGCAGATCAATTTCCCTCTCGTGATAGAATCCCGCATGTCTCAAGGCTTCGACCACGCTCAAATAGGCATCGGGAAGTTGTACGTATTTTCCGACCAAAGCGATTTTAACTTTCTCATGGATATTTTGAATTCTCTCAATAAGCCTCTCCCACTCGGAGAGATCTGCCTCCCCACAATCAAGCTCTAAGTGTCTGGCGACAATCTCGTCCAATCCTTCCCGGTGAAGAATGAGGGGAATCTCGTAAATATTATCCACATCGATGGCGGAGATGACAGCATGGGGATCGACATCGCAAAAGAGAGCGATCTTGCGCTTAAGAGCTTTAGTCAAAGGGCGGTCCGAGCGACAGATTATAATGTCCGGTTGAATTCCTATGCTCCTCAGTTCTTTCACACTATGCTGGGTGGGTTTTGTCTTAAGCTCAGCGGGAGCGCGGAGATATGGGATGAGGGTCACGTGGATGTAGAGAACATTTTCCTTCCCCACATCCTTTCTGAACTGCCTAATCGCCTCCAAGAAGGGTAAACCCTCGATGTCCCCCACGGTTCCACCCACTTCGGTGATCACGACGTCCGGTTGATTCTCGCCGGCAATTTTCAAGATTCGTTCCTTTATCTCATTGGTGACATGGGGAATGACCTGAAC from the Actinomycetota bacterium genome contains:
- a CDS encoding CTP synthase encodes the protein MAKYIFVTGGVVSSLGKGITCASLGRLLKCRGLKVTIQKLDPYLNVDPGTMSPFQHGEVYVTEDGTETDLDLGHYERFIDENLNRDSNVTAGTIYWSIVTKERRGDFLGGTVQVIPHVTNEIKERILKIAGENQPDVVITEVGGTVGDIEGLPFLEAIRQFRKDVGKENVLYIHVTLIPYLRAPAELKTKPTQHSVKELRSIGIQPDIIICRSDRPLTKALKRKIALFCDVDPHAVISAIDVDNIYEIPLILHREGLDEIVARHLELDCGEADLSEWERLIERIQNIHEKVKIALVGKYVQLPDAYLSVVEALRHAGFYHEREIDLQWVDAETLSPEEVERRLSQIDGILVPGGFGVRGIEGKIRAVAFARENKIPFLGICLGLQCAVVEFARNVSELKDANSSEFEPNTPHPVIDLLPKQKEIKEMGGTMRLGAYPCTLVPDTKAHAAYGSDLVFERHRHRYEVNNRYRQKLSSKGMVFSGLSPNEELVEIIELSDHPWFVSTQFHPEFKSRPDRPHPLFRDFIGAALQHQKRRERKPAYRKVG